A single genomic interval of Zobellia nedashkovskayae harbors:
- a CDS encoding nicotinic acid mononucleotide adenyltransferase encodes MKTKLLLLSVFIATLMTSCYTEVIVEDEFIEEPVYNTSQVLQSYDLWYVDINVTNGNGEVPFLQRAFTISFNQGTLYANNNIVGIGKTGNGFGIDVGYYDTVRGAVEIDHDIDGQWFLDVFAVNGNTIELYDSRSDTSYYLRGYQIGNFDYDMLFYDNINYFLQEYNAWEKTYTSLEGALNEFDNENFLQFNPTFFRSSIDPVGTRLVNLQWDFEGDYSVYDIVDDETLKTLTLAYRSSSNDYFELYVINESTIELYHPSSKTVYEFRGKGYQEYLKAGKGAVEKKRKKTSNPIMKVKRSRDI; translated from the coding sequence ATGAAGACAAAACTACTTTTATTATCCGTTTTTATAGCCACTTTAATGACCTCATGTTATACAGAGGTTATTGTTGAAGATGAGTTTATAGAGGAGCCGGTATACAATACAAGTCAAGTGTTGCAATCGTATGACCTTTGGTATGTAGATATAAACGTTACCAACGGAAACGGAGAGGTTCCTTTTCTACAACGCGCATTCACTATCTCTTTTAACCAAGGTACATTATACGCTAACAATAATATAGTAGGTATAGGTAAGACCGGAAATGGTTTTGGTATAGATGTAGGTTATTATGATACGGTGCGTGGTGCTGTAGAAATTGACCATGATATAGATGGGCAATGGTTTTTAGATGTATTTGCGGTAAACGGAAATACTATAGAACTATATGATTCCCGTTCAGATACGTCGTACTATTTAAGAGGATATCAAATAGGTAATTTTGATTATGACATGCTGTTCTATGACAATATCAATTATTTTTTACAAGAATATAATGCTTGGGAAAAAACATACACAAGTCTTGAGGGAGCATTAAATGAGTTTGATAATGAGAACTTCTTACAGTTCAATCCTACCTTCTTTAGGTCGTCTATTGATCCAGTTGGAACACGCTTAGTTAACCTTCAATGGGATTTTGAAGGAGATTACTCGGTGTATGACATAGTAGACGATGAAACGCTCAAAACTTTAACACTGGCCTACCGTTCATCGAGCAATGATTACTTTGAATTGTACGTTATTAATGAGAGCACAATTGAGCTTTATCACCCGAGTAGTAAAACAGTATATGAGTTCAGGGGAAAAGGATATCAAGAGTACTTAAAAGCCGGAAAAGGCGCAGTGGAAAAAAAGAGAAAAAAGACTTCCAATCCCATAATGAAGGTGAAAAGAAGTAGAGATATATAA
- a CDS encoding UBP-type zinc finger domain-containing protein — protein MSKITRNCDHLDAVAEVKEAKTHKCSECVKTGDNWLHLRTCQTCGVTLCCDSCPNQHASKHAKLSGHPVISSAEPGERWLWCYEDEQIANY, from the coding sequence ATGTCAAAAATAACACGAAATTGTGATCATTTAGATGCGGTCGCAGAAGTAAAAGAGGCAAAAACGCATAAGTGCTCTGAATGTGTGAAAACAGGAGATAATTGGTTGCACTTACGTACGTGTCAAACCTGTGGTGTTACGCTTTGTTGTGACAGCTGTCCCAACCAACATGCAAGTAAACACGCAAAATTAAGCGGTCACCCAGTAATAAGTAGCGCAGAGCCGGGTGAGAGATGGCTTTGGTGTTATGAAGATGAACAAATTGCTAATTACTAA
- a CDS encoding glycoside hydrolase family 88/105 protein, translating into MKLLHRFLIVIIVFSCTGTSFSQKIKPKKVKESMQQVADWQIANFDGLYSDRKKPHHPLDWTNAALYVGMAKWASMADNDTYYEWLKNIGEENEWHLHKRKYHADDHAVGQMYVELFRKYNDEKMIAPTKEQFNFLMFHPSQSALNWGTPYHQDRWNWCDALFMSPPVWAKLYKVTGEKKYLDFMMSEFKASTDFLFDEEENLYYRDERYFDQLDNGTKVFWSRGNGWVFAGLVNIMNELDPQSEEYAYFLNLYKKMAEKLIEIQTPEGHWAMSLLGQEFYPTPETSGSSFYVYGLAWGVNNGILDNETYEPAVKKGWNAMASHVTKEGMLGYVQPIGAAPGKAWPDKTEVYGTGAYLSAGTEVYKLYGGE; encoded by the coding sequence TTGAAACTACTACATCGTTTTCTTATCGTAATTATCGTTTTTTCGTGCACGGGCACGTCTTTTTCTCAAAAGATAAAACCTAAAAAAGTAAAAGAGTCCATGCAACAGGTTGCCGATTGGCAAATTGCCAATTTTGACGGCTTGTACAGCGACCGCAAAAAACCACACCACCCATTAGATTGGACAAATGCCGCACTCTATGTAGGCATGGCAAAATGGGCCAGCATGGCAGATAATGATACCTATTATGAATGGTTAAAAAATATAGGTGAAGAAAACGAGTGGCACTTACACAAGCGAAAATATCATGCAGATGATCATGCTGTGGGTCAAATGTATGTTGAATTATTCCGAAAGTATAACGATGAAAAAATGATTGCTCCTACCAAAGAGCAGTTCAATTTTTTAATGTTTCACCCTTCACAGAGTGCATTAAATTGGGGGACACCCTATCATCAAGACCGATGGAATTGGTGTGATGCCCTTTTTATGTCACCACCAGTTTGGGCTAAATTATATAAGGTTACAGGCGAAAAAAAATATTTGGATTTCATGATGTCCGAATTTAAAGCCTCCACTGATTTTCTTTTTGACGAGGAAGAAAATCTATACTATCGTGACGAACGTTATTTTGATCAGTTAGATAATGGCACTAAAGTTTTTTGGTCTAGAGGCAACGGTTGGGTATTTGCCGGCCTTGTTAATATCATGAACGAGCTTGACCCTCAGAGTGAAGAGTATGCGTATTTCTTGAATCTCTACAAAAAAATGGCAGAAAAACTAATTGAAATACAGACTCCTGAAGGCCATTGGGCTATGAGTCTATTAGGTCAAGAGTTTTATCCCACACCTGAAACGAGCGGTTCATCTTTTTACGTGTATGGATTGGCTTGGGGTGTCAACAACGGCATCTTGGACAATGAAACTTATGAACCCGCCGTAAAAAAGGGCTGGAATGCCATGGCAAGCCATGTTACCAAAGAAGGTATGTTAGGTTATGTACAGCCCATAGGAGCTGCGCCAGGAAAAGCTTGGCCAGATAAAACGGAGGTATACGGAACAGGCGCATATTTAAGTGCCGGTACTGAAGTTTATAAGCTATATGGCGGTGAGTAA
- a CDS encoding acyl-CoA thioesterase, whose protein sequence is MYLKDFEIRWSDVDANRHLANSAYLNFMSHVRMTYLTEIGFSHKTLLEKEIGPVVFYEHMYYFKEAFPGKPVKVSMEIMGMSEDAQFFEFHHNFYDYKGRNFAHCEMMGAWIDLKTRKLTGLTDDLLEKFSTVEKAEGFRVLTKEDTRKFARTPKDLV, encoded by the coding sequence ATGTACTTAAAAGACTTTGAAATACGCTGGAGCGACGTTGATGCGAACCGCCATTTGGCCAATTCTGCTTATTTGAATTTTATGAGCCACGTGCGAATGACTTATCTAACCGAAATAGGCTTTAGCCATAAAACATTGTTGGAAAAAGAGATAGGTCCTGTCGTTTTTTATGAGCATATGTATTATTTTAAAGAGGCTTTTCCAGGAAAACCCGTAAAAGTTTCTATGGAAATTATGGGAATGAGCGAAGATGCCCAGTTCTTTGAATTTCATCATAATTTCTACGATTACAAGGGAAGAAATTTTGCCCATTGTGAGATGATGGGAGCATGGATAGATTTAAAAACTAGAAAGTTAACTGGTTTAACAGATGATTTGTTAGAGAAGTTCAGTACTGTTGAAAAAGCTGAAGGTTTTAGAGTGCTTACCAAGGAAGATACTAGAAAGTTCGCTAGGACCCCAAAGGATTTGGTTTAG
- a CDS encoding SulP family inorganic anion transporter, with protein sequence MKKYLNLFDFKQKVDYKNEILAGLTVAMTMIPESLMFAILAGFSPLVGLYGAFIMGLVTAIFGGRPGLISGGAGATVVVLMALMNSHGLEYVFGAVALAGVFQLIVGFLKLGKFIRLVPQPVMFGFVNGLAIIIFMAQMDQFKVGQGDAAVWLTGPAMYTMVGLVLFTIAIIVFVPKITKAVPASLIGIIVVFAVVYFLNIDTKQVVDIINQDTLPGEELKSLSGSLPSFHIPNIPFTFKDFKIILPYGLIMAAVGLTEGLLTLNLVDEITGTKGSSNRECLAQGGANILNGFFGGMGGCPMIAQTLVNLSAGSRARLSGIIAALTILVIILFGASVIELVPIAALVGVMVMVAVGTFEWASFRALRRMPKPDIFVMILVTLITVILHNLALAVLIGVIISALVFAWESAKRIRARKYIDEGGVKHYEIYGPLFFGSVTAFNEKFDVINDPDEVVIDFAESKVSDMSAIEALNRLTERYANQGKKVHLRHLSKDCILLLENAVDIIDVNVLEDPTYKVVTDRANI encoded by the coding sequence GTGAAGAAGTATTTGAATTTGTTCGATTTCAAACAGAAAGTAGATTACAAAAATGAAATTTTAGCGGGATTAACAGTCGCCATGACAATGATTCCAGAATCATTGATGTTTGCGATTCTTGCAGGATTTTCACCATTAGTAGGTTTGTATGGAGCTTTTATTATGGGGCTGGTTACAGCAATATTTGGAGGGAGGCCTGGGCTAATTTCTGGTGGAGCTGGTGCAACCGTGGTTGTACTAATGGCATTAATGAATTCTCACGGTTTAGAATATGTTTTTGGAGCAGTTGCTTTAGCCGGTGTTTTTCAATTGATTGTAGGCTTTTTAAAGTTGGGTAAATTTATTCGTTTAGTTCCTCAGCCTGTGATGTTTGGGTTCGTTAACGGTTTGGCCATTATTATTTTTATGGCGCAAATGGACCAATTTAAAGTAGGACAAGGGGATGCTGCAGTTTGGCTTACTGGTCCTGCAATGTATACTATGGTGGGCTTGGTGCTGTTTACAATTGCAATAATTGTTTTTGTTCCCAAAATTACCAAAGCAGTTCCAGCTTCGTTAATAGGAATTATTGTGGTGTTTGCTGTTGTATATTTTTTAAATATAGATACCAAGCAAGTAGTAGATATCATTAATCAAGATACTTTACCAGGAGAAGAACTTAAGTCGCTTAGCGGGTCTTTGCCTTCTTTTCACATACCAAATATTCCCTTCACATTCAAAGACTTTAAAATCATTTTGCCTTACGGATTAATAATGGCGGCAGTTGGTCTTACTGAAGGGTTGCTTACTTTGAATTTGGTAGATGAAATTACAGGTACAAAAGGTAGTAGCAATAGAGAGTGTTTGGCACAAGGAGGAGCAAATATATTGAATGGTTTCTTTGGAGGAATGGGCGGTTGCCCAATGATTGCACAAACTTTAGTTAACCTATCGGCTGGTTCAAGAGCAAGATTATCAGGAATAATTGCTGCATTAACTATATTAGTAATCATATTATTTGGAGCATCGGTAATAGAACTTGTTCCTATAGCTGCATTGGTTGGAGTTATGGTCATGGTTGCTGTTGGTACTTTTGAATGGGCAAGTTTTAGGGCATTAAGAAGAATGCCTAAACCAGATATTTTTGTAATGATATTGGTTACTTTAATTACCGTAATTCTACACAATTTGGCGTTAGCTGTACTGATTGGGGTAATAATTTCAGCATTGGTATTTGCTTGGGAAAGCGCAAAACGTATTAGAGCTCGCAAGTACATAGATGAAGGCGGAGTTAAGCACTATGAAATTTATGGACCTTTATTTTTCGGTTCTGTAACTGCTTTTAATGAAAAGTTTGATGTGATAAATGATCCAGACGAAGTGGTAATAGATTTTGCAGAAAGTAAAGTTTCCGATATGTCGGCAATTGAAGCTCTAAATAGATTAACAGAGCGATATGCCAATCAAGGTAAGAAAGTTCATTTAAGGCACTTAAGTAAAGACTGTATCCTTCTTCTAGAGAATGCAGTTGATATCATTGACGTAAATGTTTTAGAGGACCCTACTTACAAGGTAGTAACTGACAGGGCAAATATTTAA
- a CDS encoding FAD-dependent oxidoreductase — protein sequence MNDPRFPELPQSHINTLKGYGKIESFPKETVVFELGQLRYDFFVVLEGEIAILSPNDDQKIIVTHGKNEFSGDSGMLSDRGAQFRAVAKAGSELIRISPSKLKEAIAQHSNLSDLLLNAFLQRQDTILNEFVGGIKLVGSGNSKEAYVIRDFMDKNYIWYNFLDVDKSSEANDLLKGFDLSGKDLPLMICNGGQLHMKPSLDEVARFSGVLMDFEDKVFDLLVIGAGPSGLAASVYAASEGLSVVTIDSNAPGGQAGKSSKIENYLGFPTGISGRDLANRAYVQAQKFGCNISIPHRAEKIEHTGTHFVLSATNGKVIRAKSLMAATGANYRQLPIENINKYEGSGVYYSATGMNASACKSELVGVVGGGNSAGQAALFLADYAKEVHVVLRGDDLGSKMSDYLVQRIVAAPNIHVQLNSQVTELHGDHHLESLVLEKNDGQKTEMNITNLFTFIGAKPCTEWLEGIVATDEKGFVCTGPGIDEEDLYMCDIYMKRKPQSLETSIPGFFAVGDVRKGSVKRVASAVGEGSMAVSQVHQFLGEIKAIEAAL from the coding sequence ATGAACGACCCTAGATTTCCAGAATTACCGCAAAGCCATATCAATACTTTAAAGGGATATGGGAAGATAGAATCTTTCCCTAAAGAAACCGTAGTTTTTGAACTGGGCCAACTTAGATACGATTTTTTCGTTGTTCTGGAAGGTGAAATTGCCATACTTAGCCCTAATGACGATCAAAAGATAATTGTCACTCATGGTAAGAATGAGTTTTCAGGAGATAGTGGTATGTTATCTGATCGTGGAGCACAATTTAGAGCTGTTGCCAAAGCGGGTTCTGAACTTATTCGGATTAGTCCTTCAAAATTAAAAGAAGCCATTGCCCAGCATAGTAATCTAAGTGATTTACTTCTTAATGCTTTTTTACAGCGTCAGGATACAATTTTGAACGAATTTGTAGGTGGCATTAAGTTGGTAGGTTCCGGTAATTCTAAAGAAGCCTATGTCATTCGTGACTTTATGGATAAAAACTACATCTGGTACAATTTTTTGGATGTAGATAAGAGCAGTGAGGCTAATGACTTGCTCAAAGGTTTTGATCTTTCTGGTAAAGACTTACCTCTTATGATTTGTAACGGTGGTCAGTTGCATATGAAACCTTCTTTGGACGAGGTTGCCCGTTTTTCAGGGGTGTTGATGGATTTTGAAGATAAGGTTTTTGATTTACTGGTTATTGGAGCAGGACCATCTGGTTTAGCGGCCAGTGTATATGCAGCTTCAGAAGGATTGAGTGTTGTAACTATAGACAGTAACGCGCCTGGTGGCCAAGCAGGAAAGAGTTCTAAAATTGAAAATTACTTGGGTTTCCCTACGGGGATTTCTGGAAGAGATCTTGCTAATCGAGCTTATGTACAAGCTCAAAAGTTTGGATGTAATATATCCATTCCACACAGAGCTGAAAAAATTGAACATACAGGAACTCATTTTGTGCTTTCCGCTACCAATGGAAAAGTAATACGAGCAAAGTCTTTAATGGCAGCTACGGGGGCCAATTACCGCCAATTGCCGATTGAGAATATCAATAAATATGAGGGCAGTGGCGTATATTATTCCGCTACGGGAATGAATGCTTCTGCATGTAAAAGCGAGTTGGTAGGTGTTGTAGGCGGAGGGAACTCGGCTGGTCAAGCTGCATTATTTTTAGCGGATTACGCTAAAGAGGTACATGTAGTTTTAAGGGGAGACGATTTAGGTTCAAAAATGAGCGACTATCTGGTGCAACGCATTGTGGCGGCGCCAAATATTCATGTGCAATTAAATTCTCAGGTAACCGAATTGCATGGGGACCATCATTTAGAATCCCTTGTTTTGGAAAAGAATGACGGTCAAAAAACCGAAATGAATATTACGAACCTATTTACTTTTATTGGCGCGAAGCCATGTACGGAGTGGTTAGAAGGCATTGTAGCCACAGATGAAAAAGGTTTTGTTTGTACTGGTCCCGGCATTGATGAAGAAGACCTGTACATGTGTGATATTTATATGAAAAGGAAGCCACAATCTCTAGAAACCAGTATACCTGGTTTTTTTGCCGTGGGCGATGTGCGTAAAGGTTCCGTAAAACGAGTTGCTTCCGCGGTAGGAGAAGGCTCAATGGCCGTTAGTCAAGTACATCAATTTTTGGGTGAGATAAAGGCAATAGAAGCTGCGTTATAG
- a CDS encoding c-type cytochrome — translation MKKLLSVLALGALLASCGEEKKEEKKGGFEMNRTKTETKAVEAKSEGVPVDMDNQGVGDYKDISFDADINAEMAAAGEAKFKAVCTACHMVDKRLIGPALKGVYERRSPSWVMNMIANPDIMLKEDPIAQALLKEYNNAIMLNQNLSEEDTRAVAEYLRTL, via the coding sequence ATGAAAAAATTACTTAGCGTATTGGCACTTGGTGCCCTACTTGCCAGTTGTGGTGAAGAAAAAAAAGAAGAGAAAAAAGGTGGTTTTGAAATGAACAGAACCAAAACTGAAACTAAAGCAGTAGAAGCCAAATCAGAAGGTGTACCTGTTGATATGGATAATCAAGGTGTAGGTGACTACAAAGACATTTCTTTTGATGCTGATATTAATGCTGAAATGGCTGCTGCGGGTGAAGCAAAATTCAAAGCAGTTTGTACAGCTTGTCATATGGTAGATAAGCGTTTAATAGGCCCTGCATTAAAAGGTGTTTATGAAAGAAGAAGTCCATCATGGGTTATGAACATGATTGCGAACCCTGATATAATGTTGAAAGAAGATCCAATTGCACAAGCACTTCTTAAAGAATACAACAATGCTATTATGCTAAATCAGAATCTATCTGAAGAGGACACGAGAGCCGTTGCAGAATACCTGCGTACGCTTTAA
- a CDS encoding YheT family hydrolase encodes MPVLASDYNPTFIFKNGHLSTVYSGLFRRIEGLEQQRERLELADGDFIDLDWSYSKTKSEKVVILLHGLEGNAQRPYITGSAKAFNVVGIDACAVNFRGCSGETNRLFRSYHSGATEDLDAVVQSILKKKKYTEIYIKGVSLGGNMAMKYAGEERVLAPEIKAVIGVSVPCDLHSSLKELMSTKNYLYSKRFKKHLVEKLYPKQKIFPDNISLSDISSIRTLKDFDDIYTSRAHGFKNALDYYEKCSCRQFLSNIKIPSLIINAKNDSFLGEECYPYSEAEKNPNLYLRVPEFGGHVGFIAPSNIYYSEKTAIKFIQDMV; translated from the coding sequence ATGCCAGTACTAGCTTCAGATTACAACCCTACTTTTATATTCAAAAACGGACATCTATCCACCGTTTATTCAGGTCTTTTTAGGCGAATAGAAGGGTTGGAGCAACAGCGAGAACGTTTAGAGTTAGCGGACGGTGATTTCATAGATTTAGATTGGAGTTATTCCAAAACCAAATCGGAGAAAGTGGTCATACTGTTGCATGGCCTGGAGGGCAATGCGCAACGCCCTTATATAACCGGAAGCGCGAAAGCTTTTAATGTTGTGGGAATTGATGCCTGCGCTGTGAATTTTAGAGGATGTAGCGGAGAAACCAATCGTCTTTTTCGTTCGTACCATTCAGGAGCAACAGAAGATTTGGATGCTGTTGTCCAATCTATTTTAAAGAAAAAAAAATATACAGAAATCTATATAAAAGGGGTGAGTTTAGGTGGCAATATGGCCATGAAATATGCTGGTGAAGAACGCGTACTGGCTCCAGAAATAAAAGCAGTAATAGGTGTTTCCGTACCCTGCGATCTTCATAGTTCACTAAAAGAATTAATGTCTACAAAAAACTACCTCTATTCCAAACGCTTCAAAAAACATCTGGTTGAAAAATTATACCCTAAACAAAAAATATTCCCAGATAACATATCTTTAAGTGACATCTCCAGCATTAGAACCTTAAAAGATTTTGACGATATTTATACGAGCCGAGCACACGGTTTTAAAAACGCATTAGATTATTATGAGAAATGTAGCTGCCGGCAATTCTTGTCTAATATTAAAATACCGTCTTTAATAATCAATGCTAAGAACGATTCTTTTTTGGGCGAGGAATGTTACCCATACAGCGAAGCCGAAAAAAACCCGAATCTTTATTTAAGGGTTCCTGAATTTGGAGGACACGTAGGCTTTATAGCCCCTTCTAACATCTATTACTCAGAAAAAACAGCAATTAAATTTATCCAAGACATGGTTTAA
- a CDS encoding NAD(P)H-dependent flavin oxidoreductase: protein MSTKPSFINELALPVIAAPMFLISGPKLVVECCKNGIVGTFPALNQRTSEGFEEWLIEIKTELDKFEKETGKKAAPFGVNLIVHPTNPRLEADVKLCIKHKVPLVITSLGAVSMVVDAIHSYGGLVFHDIIKKRHAEKAQEAGVDGLILVAAGAGGHAGTINPMTLVAEIKKFFHKTIILSGCISTGRDIASALQMGADLAYMGTRFINTDESKASTEYKKMIIDAGANDVVYTASISGVHANFLGASLKAAGITEEDLKKDTKIDFGKELDTEAKAWKTIWSAGQGSALIENTLSVADLISDLKTEFKSAVQDQIMLLEKYPK, encoded by the coding sequence ATGAGCACAAAACCTTCTTTTATAAACGAATTGGCACTACCTGTCATTGCCGCCCCTATGTTTTTGATATCAGGGCCTAAACTGGTTGTTGAATGTTGTAAAAATGGAATTGTAGGAACCTTTCCGGCATTGAACCAACGTACTAGCGAAGGTTTTGAAGAATGGCTCATAGAAATAAAAACAGAGCTTGATAAATTCGAAAAAGAGACCGGTAAAAAAGCGGCTCCTTTTGGTGTAAATCTCATTGTTCACCCTACCAACCCAAGACTTGAAGCAGATGTAAAACTATGTATAAAACATAAAGTACCCCTTGTCATTACTTCTTTGGGTGCGGTTTCTATGGTTGTAGATGCTATTCACAGTTACGGCGGACTCGTATTTCACGATATCATCAAAAAACGTCATGCAGAAAAAGCTCAAGAAGCAGGAGTAGACGGGTTAATTCTAGTTGCAGCTGGTGCAGGCGGCCATGCGGGAACTATTAACCCTATGACTTTGGTTGCGGAAATAAAGAAGTTCTTTCACAAGACTATTATTCTTTCAGGATGTATCAGTACTGGTCGCGATATTGCTTCAGCCTTGCAAATGGGAGCTGACTTAGCTTATATGGGTACCCGATTTATTAATACCGATGAAAGCAAAGCATCAACCGAGTATAAGAAAATGATTATTGATGCCGGTGCAAATGACGTGGTATATACTGCTTCCATTTCGGGCGTTCATGCCAATTTCTTGGGAGCTAGTTTAAAAGCAGCTGGAATAACCGAGGAAGACCTGAAGAAAGACACTAAAATAGACTTTGGAAAAGAGCTTGATACCGAAGCAAAAGCATGGAAAACCATCTGGTCCGCAGGCCAAGGCTCTGCATTAATCGAAAACACCCTATCCGTAGCTGACCTAATTTCTGATTTGAAAACGGAATTTAAATCTGCTGTTCAAGATCAAATCATGCTTTTAGAGAAATATCCGAAGTAA